From the genome of Delphinus delphis chromosome 8, mDelDel1.2, whole genome shotgun sequence, one region includes:
- the LARGE2 gene encoding xylosyl- and glucuronyltransferase LARGE2 isoform X1, giving the protein MLPRGRPRALGAAALLLLLLVIGFFLFRGDLDCERSEREASGGGGDPRSLPRSLTPRVLPDERPRPRGTAAFDGDPPADPGGHNGSDCIPPRPRPPKCELLQVAIVCAGHNSSRDVITLVKSMLFYRKNPLHLHLVTDAVARNILETLFHMWMVPAVQISFYNADELKPQVSWIPNKHYSGLYGLMKLVLPSALPPDLARVIVLDTDVTFASNIAELWALFAHFSDKQVIGLVENQSDWYLGNLWRNHRPWPALGRGFNTGVILLRLDRLRQAGWEQMWKLTATRELLTLPATSLADQDIFNAIIKEHPWLVQPLPCVWNVQLSDHTLAERCYSEASDLKVIHWNSPKKLRVKNKHVESFRNLYLTFLEYDGNLLRRELFGCPCPPPPGAEQLQRALAQLDEEDACFEFRRQQLTVHRVHITFLPHKPPPPQPHDVTLVAQLSMDRMQMLEALCRHWPGPMSLALYLTDAEAQQFLRFVETSVVLSARQDVAYHVVYREGPLYPINQLRNVALAQALTPYVFLSDIDFLPAYSLYDYLRASIQQLELGSGRKAALVVPAFETLHYRFSFPSSKAELLALLDAGSLHTFRYHEWPRGHAPTDYARWREAQAPYHVQWAADYEPYVVVPRDCPRYDPRFAGFGWNKVAHVMELDAQEYELLVLPEAFVIHLPHAPSLDISRFRSSPTYRDCLQALKDEFHQDLSRRYGAAALKYLTALQQPRGPT; this is encoded by the exons ATGCTGCCCCGAGGGCGCCCCCGGGCGCTGGGGGCCGCAgcactgctgttgctgctgcttgtGATCGGTTTCTTCCTGTTCCGTGGGGACCTGGACTGTGAGCGCAGCGAGCGGGAGGCGAGTGGGGGCGGGGGTGACCCGAGATCCTTACCCAGGTCGCTAACGCCACGTGTACTTCCAGACGAGCGGCCGCGGCCGCGGGGGACTGCTGCCTTCGACGGAGACCCGCCGGCAGACCCCGGGGGCCACAACGGCTCGGATTGCATCCCGCCGCGGCCGCGGCCGCCCAAGTGCGAG CTCTTGCAGGTGGCTATCGTGTGTGCGGGTCATAACTCCAGCAGAGACGTCATCACCCTGGTGAAGTCCATGCTCTTCTACAG GAAAAATCCACTGCACCTCCACTTGGTGACTGACGCCGTGGCCAGGAACATCCTGGAGACGCTCTTTCACATGTGGATGGTGCCTGCTGTCCAGATCAGCTTCTACAACGCTGATGAGCTCAAG CCCCAGGTCTCCTGGATACCCAACAAGCACTACTCTGGCCTCTATGGGCTAATGAAGCTAGTGCTGCCCAGCGCCCTGCCCCCTGACCTGGCCCGTGTCATTGTCCTGGACACAGATGTCACCTTTGCCTCCAACATTGCAGAGCTCTGGGCACTCTTTGCTCACTTTTCTG ACAAACAAGTGATTGGTCTCGTGGAGAACCAGAGCGACTGGTACCTCGGCAACCTCTGGAGGAACCACAGGCCCTGGCCTGCCTTGGGCCGGGGATTTAACACAG GCGTGATCCTCCTGCGGCTGGACCGGCTCCGGCAGGCTGGCTGGGAGCAGATGTGGAAGCTGACAGCCACACGGGAGCTTCTCACCCTGCCTGCCACCTCACTGGCTGACCAG GACATCTTCAATGCCATAATCAAGGAGCACCCGTGGCTGGTGCAGCCCCTGCCCTGCGTCTGGAACGTGCAACTGTCAGACCACACGCTGGCTGAGCGCTGCTACTCAGAGGCGTCCGACCTCAAG GTGAtccactggaactcaccaaagaaGCTTCGCGTGAAGAACAAGCATGTGGAATCCTTCCGCAACCTCTACCTGACCTTCCTGGAGTACGATGGGAACCTGCTGCGGAGAGAGCTCTTTGGGTGCCCGTGCCCGCCCCCTCCTGGGGCCGAGCAG TTGCAGCGGGCCCTGGCGCAACTGGACGAGGAGGACGCATGCTTTGAGTTCCGGCGGCAGCAGCTCACTGTGCACCGTGTGCACATCACCTTCCTGCCCCACAAGCCACCGCCCCCCCAGCCCCACGATGTCACCCTGGTGGCCCAGCTCTCCATGGACCG GATGCAGATGCTGGAAGCCCTGTGCAGGCACTGGCCGGGCCCCATGAGCCTGGCCTTGTACCTGACAGACGCAGAGGCCCAGCAGTTTCTGCGTTTCGTGGAGACCTCGGTGGTGCTCTCCGCCCGGCAGGATGTGGCCTACCACGTGGTGTACCGTGAAGGTCCCCTCTACCCCATCAACCAGCTTCGCAACGTGGCCTTGGCCCAGGCCCTCACACCTTACGTCTTCCTCAGTGACATTGACTTCCTGCCTGCCTACTCCCTCTACGACTACCTcag GGCCTCCATCCAGCAGCTGGAGCTGGGCAGCGGGCGGAAGGCAGCTCTGGTGGTGCCCGCATTTGAGACCCTGCACTACCGCTTCAGCTTCCCCAGTTCCAAGGCCGAGCTGCTGGCCTTGCTGGACGCTGGGTCTCTCCACACCTTCAG GTACCATGAGTGGCCCCGGGGTCACGCGCCCACAGACTATGCCCGCTGGCGAGAGGCTCAGGCCCCATACCACGTGCAGTGGGCAGCCGACTACGAGCCCTATGTGGTGGTGCCACGTGACTGCCCCCGCTACGACCCCCGCTTTGCGGGCTTCGGCTGGAACAAGGTGGCCCACGTCATGGAGCTGGATGCACAG gaaTACGAGCTGCTGGTGCTGCCGGAGGCCTTCGTCATCCACCTGCCGCACGCCCCAAGCCTGGACATCTCCCGCTTCCGCTCCAGCCCCACCTATCGTGACTGCCTCCAGGCCCTCAAGGACGAGTTCCACCAGGATCTGTCCCGCCGATACGGGGCTGCTGCCCTCAAATACCTCACCGCCCTGCAGCAGCCCCGAGGCCCCACCTGA
- the LARGE2 gene encoding xylosyl- and glucuronyltransferase LARGE2 isoform X2, with protein MLPRGRPRALGAAALLLLLLVIGFFLFRGDLDYERPRPRGTAAFDGDPPADPGGHNGSDCIPPRPRPPKCELLQVAIVCAGHNSSRDVITLVKSMLFYRKNPLHLHLVTDAVARNILETLFHMWMVPAVQISFYNADELKPQVSWIPNKHYSGLYGLMKLVLPSALPPDLARVIVLDTDVTFASNIAELWALFAHFSDKQVIGLVENQSDWYLGNLWRNHRPWPALGRGFNTGVILLRLDRLRQAGWEQMWKLTATRELLTLPATSLADQDIFNAIIKEHPWLVQPLPCVWNVQLSDHTLAERCYSEASDLKVIHWNSPKKLRVKNKHVESFRNLYLTFLEYDGNLLRRELFGCPCPPPPGAEQLQRALAQLDEEDACFEFRRQQLTVHRVHITFLPHKPPPPQPHDVTLVAQLSMDRMQMLEALCRHWPGPMSLALYLTDAEAQQFLRFVETSVVLSARQDVAYHVVYREGPLYPINQLRNVALAQALTPYVFLSDIDFLPAYSLYDYLRASIQQLELGSGRKAALVVPAFETLHYRFSFPSSKAELLALLDAGSLHTFRYHEWPRGHAPTDYARWREAQAPYHVQWAADYEPYVVVPRDCPRYDPRFAGFGWNKVAHVMELDAQEYELLVLPEAFVIHLPHAPSLDISRFRSSPTYRDCLQALKDEFHQDLSRRYGAAALKYLTALQQPRGPT; from the exons ATGCTGCCCCGAGGGCGCCCCCGGGCGCTGGGGGCCGCAgcactgctgttgctgctgcttgtGATCGGTTTCTTCCTGTTCCGTGGGGACCTGGACT ACGAGCGGCCGCGGCCGCGGGGGACTGCTGCCTTCGACGGAGACCCGCCGGCAGACCCCGGGGGCCACAACGGCTCGGATTGCATCCCGCCGCGGCCGCGGCCGCCCAAGTGCGAG CTCTTGCAGGTGGCTATCGTGTGTGCGGGTCATAACTCCAGCAGAGACGTCATCACCCTGGTGAAGTCCATGCTCTTCTACAG GAAAAATCCACTGCACCTCCACTTGGTGACTGACGCCGTGGCCAGGAACATCCTGGAGACGCTCTTTCACATGTGGATGGTGCCTGCTGTCCAGATCAGCTTCTACAACGCTGATGAGCTCAAG CCCCAGGTCTCCTGGATACCCAACAAGCACTACTCTGGCCTCTATGGGCTAATGAAGCTAGTGCTGCCCAGCGCCCTGCCCCCTGACCTGGCCCGTGTCATTGTCCTGGACACAGATGTCACCTTTGCCTCCAACATTGCAGAGCTCTGGGCACTCTTTGCTCACTTTTCTG ACAAACAAGTGATTGGTCTCGTGGAGAACCAGAGCGACTGGTACCTCGGCAACCTCTGGAGGAACCACAGGCCCTGGCCTGCCTTGGGCCGGGGATTTAACACAG GCGTGATCCTCCTGCGGCTGGACCGGCTCCGGCAGGCTGGCTGGGAGCAGATGTGGAAGCTGACAGCCACACGGGAGCTTCTCACCCTGCCTGCCACCTCACTGGCTGACCAG GACATCTTCAATGCCATAATCAAGGAGCACCCGTGGCTGGTGCAGCCCCTGCCCTGCGTCTGGAACGTGCAACTGTCAGACCACACGCTGGCTGAGCGCTGCTACTCAGAGGCGTCCGACCTCAAG GTGAtccactggaactcaccaaagaaGCTTCGCGTGAAGAACAAGCATGTGGAATCCTTCCGCAACCTCTACCTGACCTTCCTGGAGTACGATGGGAACCTGCTGCGGAGAGAGCTCTTTGGGTGCCCGTGCCCGCCCCCTCCTGGGGCCGAGCAG TTGCAGCGGGCCCTGGCGCAACTGGACGAGGAGGACGCATGCTTTGAGTTCCGGCGGCAGCAGCTCACTGTGCACCGTGTGCACATCACCTTCCTGCCCCACAAGCCACCGCCCCCCCAGCCCCACGATGTCACCCTGGTGGCCCAGCTCTCCATGGACCG GATGCAGATGCTGGAAGCCCTGTGCAGGCACTGGCCGGGCCCCATGAGCCTGGCCTTGTACCTGACAGACGCAGAGGCCCAGCAGTTTCTGCGTTTCGTGGAGACCTCGGTGGTGCTCTCCGCCCGGCAGGATGTGGCCTACCACGTGGTGTACCGTGAAGGTCCCCTCTACCCCATCAACCAGCTTCGCAACGTGGCCTTGGCCCAGGCCCTCACACCTTACGTCTTCCTCAGTGACATTGACTTCCTGCCTGCCTACTCCCTCTACGACTACCTcag GGCCTCCATCCAGCAGCTGGAGCTGGGCAGCGGGCGGAAGGCAGCTCTGGTGGTGCCCGCATTTGAGACCCTGCACTACCGCTTCAGCTTCCCCAGTTCCAAGGCCGAGCTGCTGGCCTTGCTGGACGCTGGGTCTCTCCACACCTTCAG GTACCATGAGTGGCCCCGGGGTCACGCGCCCACAGACTATGCCCGCTGGCGAGAGGCTCAGGCCCCATACCACGTGCAGTGGGCAGCCGACTACGAGCCCTATGTGGTGGTGCCACGTGACTGCCCCCGCTACGACCCCCGCTTTGCGGGCTTCGGCTGGAACAAGGTGGCCCACGTCATGGAGCTGGATGCACAG gaaTACGAGCTGCTGGTGCTGCCGGAGGCCTTCGTCATCCACCTGCCGCACGCCCCAAGCCTGGACATCTCCCGCTTCCGCTCCAGCCCCACCTATCGTGACTGCCTCCAGGCCCTCAAGGACGAGTTCCACCAGGATCTGTCCCGCCGATACGGGGCTGCTGCCCTCAAATACCTCACCGCCCTGCAGCAGCCCCGAGGCCCCACCTGA